The Candidatus Paceibacterota bacterium genome has a window encoding:
- the rfbD gene encoding dTDP-4-dehydrorhamnose reductase → MKILILGSRGMLGHELIEVFKGLHELTLWDRDEIDIGDKEDVSEKITELNPDIVINAAAYTAVDDAETNNEIAYRVNGYAVGYLSGVCKEINSLFIHFSTDYVFDGGNKDGYTEDHPAASPLNEYGKSKLLGEKMISDINPRHYLVRTSWLFGKSGKNFIETMLRLASEGKDLKVVNDQIGSPTYAKDLAEKVRELVESKKPYGIYHITNSGTCSWFEFAKKIFELAKLDPRIQPVGTDQFPAPARRPNYSILINTKLSKLRDWQDALKDYLVETGRISR, encoded by the coding sequence ATGAAAATTCTTATATTGGGGAGCCGTGGTATGCTCGGCCATGAACTTATTGAAGTTTTTAAAGGTTTGCATGAACTTACTTTATGGGATCGCGATGAGATCGATATAGGCGATAAGGAAGACGTCAGTGAAAAAATAACCGAATTGAATCCGGATATCGTCATCAATGCGGCGGCCTATACTGCAGTGGATGATGCCGAAACGAACAATGAGATCGCATACAGGGTCAATGGCTATGCGGTCGGATATCTTTCAGGCGTTTGCAAGGAAATAAATTCTCTTTTTATACATTTCAGCACGGATTATGTGTTCGATGGCGGGAATAAGGATGGCTATACAGAGGACCATCCTGCCGCGAGTCCATTGAATGAATATGGAAAATCAAAGCTGCTCGGAGAGAAGATGATCTCGGATATCAATCCCAGGCACTATCTCGTCAGAACGTCGTGGCTCTTTGGAAAAAGCGGAAAGAACTTCATTGAAACGATGCTGAGGCTTGCTTCGGAAGGAAAAGATCTCAAAGTCGTCAACGACCAGATCGGCAGTCCGACCTATGCCAAGGATCTTGCCGAGAAGGTCAGAGAACTCGTCGAATCGAAAAAGCCTTATGGGATATATCATATCACCAACAGTGGAACGTGCAGCTGGTTTGAATTTGCAAAGAAGATATTCGAGCTTGCGAAGCTCGATCCCAGGATCCAGCCCGTAGGCACCGACCAATTTCCCGCGCCAGCCAGACGGCCGAACTATTCCATTCTCATAAACACCAAGCTGAGCAAGCTTCGGGACTGGCAAGATGCTCTCAAGGATTATCTTGTCGAAACGGGAAGAATATCGCGCTAA
- a CDS encoding pilin, with the protein MKIKFGSKIKCRMEMNLFLINKATSAFLFVMFFSGLMFVFPYKADAICVPVCTSACGGEANGCLGFCPVKPIGTACSDGSDCTDTDSCNGAGTCVGAPTVAGSACSDGNACTNPDTCNGAGSCNSGAPTPAGSACSDGNACTNPDTCNGAGTCLIGAPTVCAADSCVGLIRTYNGVCNPGTGLCGYSTQDCNDGDVCTTDSCTPAICTNTWVPPTCNSLTATPSEPIRNQGVTYTASSNCATSATLVGFGPIPPNGSTGPFPYNPPVGVYQNTYWMDLTNPSGTVPNACSVTVKLKPQCTLKCREKNTGVFVTPCVIAMGQDVDLEWTTRDWLSPTPLMITTPVPDSWNVAGITPAPTPFDTPATSSIAIDTFVNPPITYTMTLQSGSGVTNTCSATTGKLPSCTLTATPPNIVSLTPQTSTLTWAAYDYTGAVWDAGLAGGVAPLPGGTRVVAPAATTTYTIKVSNALGDGYCSTVVNVAPGVLPTCTLTAVPTTITTGMGTTLIWTGTNAASATINNGVGLVAPPSGGDTLGYPTSNLSYTMTVTSTTGHTNTCTSPIVTVNPLPIPGGSGGSMKLKEFTKSAGIVLHDTAKELLKVMGGLALLVFVMSGIFFMFSRGEPEGRTKAKKMLLYAILGLIVILLSYAMLVLVESLSV; encoded by the coding sequence ATGAAAATAAAGTTCGGGTCTAAAATCAAATGCCGGATGGAGATGAATTTATTTTTGATAAATAAAGCAACAAGCGCGTTTTTGTTTGTCATGTTTTTTTCAGGTCTAATGTTTGTATTTCCATACAAGGCGGATGCGATATGCGTTCCTGTTTGTACGAGTGCGTGCGGAGGAGAGGCTAATGGTTGCTTGGGATTTTGTCCTGTAAAACCCATTGGAACAGCTTGCAGCGATGGAAGTGACTGTACTGATACGGATTCATGCAATGGTGCCGGAACTTGCGTGGGAGCGCCAACCGTCGCAGGCAGTGCTTGCTCTGATGGGAATGCCTGTACTAATCCGGATACATGCAACGGCGCCGGCTCATGCAATAGTGGAGCACCGACTCCTGCAGGCAGTGCTTGCTCTGATGGGAATGCCTGTACTAATCCGGATACATGCAACGGCGCTGGAACTTGCTTGATAGGAGCACCTACTGTATGTGCTGCTGATAGTTGTGTCGGATTGATCCGTACTTATAACGGAGTGTGCAATCCGGGCACTGGTTTATGCGGTTATTCCACGCAAGATTGTAATGACGGTGATGTGTGTACAACTGATTCATGTACTCCCGCAATCTGTACTAATACCTGGGTTCCTCCTACATGCAATTCGCTGACGGCAACACCTTCAGAACCGATCAGAAATCAAGGCGTCACCTATACGGCGTCATCAAACTGTGCTACTAGTGCAACTCTTGTTGGATTCGGTCCAATTCCTCCAAACGGATCCACAGGGCCATTTCCCTATAATCCGCCCGTCGGAGTGTATCAAAACACGTATTGGATGGACCTGACAAATCCTTCAGGGACCGTACCAAATGCCTGCTCGGTTACAGTGAAGCTTAAGCCGCAGTGTACTTTGAAGTGCAGGGAGAAGAATACCGGCGTGTTTGTAACTCCTTGTGTTATTGCAATGGGACAGGATGTGGATCTTGAGTGGACTACGAGAGATTGGCTATCGCCGACCCCGCTGATGATCACGACGCCGGTTCCGGATTCGTGGAATGTGGCTGGTATAACTCCGGCGCCGACCCCATTTGACACACCAGCAACCTCATCTATTGCGATCGATACTTTTGTGAATCCTCCCATAACATATACAATGACGTTGCAATCCGGGAGCGGTGTGACAAACACATGCTCGGCCACAACGGGAAAACTTCCGTCTTGTACGCTTACGGCAACTCCGCCCAATATCGTTTCGCTTACGCCCCAAACTTCGACACTCACTTGGGCTGCTTACGACTATACTGGTGCTGTCTGGGATGCAGGTTTGGCGGGAGGGGTTGCTCCATTGCCCGGTGGCACGAGGGTCGTTGCTCCGGCGGCAACTACGACATACACTATCAAAGTCTCAAATGCTCTGGGTGATGGCTATTGTTCAACGGTAGTGAATGTCGCTCCCGGAGTACTTCCGACATGCACCTTGACCGCAGTTCCGACCACTATAACGACCGGCATGGGAACAACACTCATCTGGACCGGCACAAATGCAGCCTCGGCAACGATCAACAACGGCGTGGGGCTTGTCGCTCCTCCTTCCGGCGGAGACACGCTCGGATATCCCACTTCGAATTTGTCATACACCATGACCGTGACAAGCACGACGGGCCACACGAATACATGTACATCTCCGATTGTAACCGTAAATCCTCTGCCAATTCCGGGAGGAAGCGGAGGATCGATGAAGTTGAAGGAGTTTACAAAATCCGCGGGAATCGTTCTTCATGATACCGCCAAAGAGCTTCTCAAGGTTATGGGCGGACTTGCGCTTTTGGTGTTTGTAATGAGCGGAATATTCTTTATGTTCTCAAGGGGAGAGCCGGAAGGCCGGACAAAAGCCAAAAAAATGCTGTTATATGCCATTTTGGGGCTCATTGTCATACTTCTTTCCTATGCGATGCTGGTGCTGGTTGAAAGCCTGTCGGTGTAG